The following proteins are co-located in the Vigna unguiculata cultivar IT97K-499-35 chromosome 9, ASM411807v1, whole genome shotgun sequence genome:
- the LOC114162587 gene encoding LOW QUALITY PROTEIN: uncharacterized protein LOC114162587 (The sequence of the model RefSeq protein was modified relative to this genomic sequence to represent the inferred CDS: inserted 1 base in 1 codon) translates to MSPTNNTVSTHPLQLQSNLEGFTGFTENETTIQKKHHPLQVSKRLEKFQKSRKVFNNLKDGVINLGRGFPNFDGPEFIKEAAIQAIKDGKNQYARGSGVPDLNIAIANRFRIDTGLVIDPDNEVTVTNGCLEAIASTVLGLINPGDEVILFSPLYDSYEGNLAMAGAKXVSIPLQPPDFAIPIEKLKSIVSRSTRAIVINTPHNPTGKMFSLEELNAIASLCIENDVLVFADEVYHKLAFDMEHISIASLPGMFERTVTMNSLAKTFSITGWKIGWAIAPAHLTWGLRQAHSFITFSIATPLQCAAAIALRAPESFYVELKKDYMAKRAILVEGLKAVGFKVFPPDGTFFVLADHTPFGFENDVAFCEYLLKEVGVLAIPCSVFCLNPEEGKNLVRFVFCKDDETLRVAVQRMKEKLRK, encoded by the exons ATGTCTCCAACCAACAACACTGTTTCCACTCACCCTCTCCAG CTACAGAGTAATCTCGAAGGATTCACCGGTTTCACTGAAAATGAGACCACCATCCAGAAAAAGCATCATCCTTTGCAG GTTTCGAAGCGCTTAGAGAAGTTCCAAAAATCCAGGAAAGTATTTAACAACCTGAAAGATGGAGTCATAAACCTTGGACGAGGCTTTCCCAACTTTGATGGTCCAGAGTTTATAAAGGAAGCAGCAATTCAAGCAATAAAGGATGGGAAAAATCAGTATGCACGAGGTTCTGGAGTTCCGGACTTGAACATTGCTATTGCTAATAGATTTAGAATAGATACTGGATTAGTGATAGACCCTGATAATGAAGTTACTGTCACAAATGGGTGCTTAGAAGCAATTGCTTCAACTGTGCTGGGATTAATAAATCCCGGTGATGAAGTTAttctgttttctcctttatATGATAGTTATGAAGGTAATTTAGCCATGGCTGGTGCAA TAGTCAGCATCCCTTTGCAACCTCCAGATTTTGCTATCCCTATTGAAAAATTGAAGTCCATTGTGTCAAGGAGTACACGTGCCATTGTTATAAATACTCCTCACAACCCTACGGGTAAGATGTTCTCTCTGGAGGAGCTGAATGCCATTGCATCCCTTTGCATCGAGAATGATGTTCTAGTTTTTGCTGATGAAGTTTATCATAAGTTGGCATTTGATATGGAGCACATTTCAATAGCTTCTTTGCCTGGAATGTTTGAAAGGACCGTGACAATGAACTCATTGGCAAAGACATTTAGCATAACAGGATGGAAGATTGGTTGGGCCATAGCACCCGCACACCTGACATGGGGACTGCGACAGGCACATTCTTTCATCACTTTCTCAATCGCCACTCCTTTGCAGTGTGCAGCTGCAATAGCTCTCAGGGCACCGGAGTCTTTCTATGTGGAGCTGAAGAAGGATTATATGGCAAAGAGGGCTATTTTGGTGGAAGGATTAAAGGCCGTTGGGTTTAAGGTATTCCCACCAGATGGAACATTCTTTGTTTTAGCAGATCATACCCCTTTTGGATTCGAAAATGATGTTGCATTTTGTGAATATCTGCTTAAGGAGGTGGGGGTGCTGGCAATTCCTTGCAGTGTGTTTTGCTTGAACCCAGAAGAGGGAAAGAACCTAGTCAGATTTGTTTTCTGCAAGGATGATGAAACTCTTAGGGTCGCGGTTCAGAGGATGAAGGAGAAGCTAAGAAAATGA